A single window of uncultured Pseudodesulfovibrio sp. DNA harbors:
- a CDS encoding helix-turn-helix domain-containing protein — MGTECSMKFCGEKKYFCTVELTLQVIGGKWKPIIIHRLGNDGTLRFSEVKRSIPNITQKMLTQQLRELEADGVVSRKVYAQVPPKVEYSLTDLGLSVMPVIESLCKWGADYARWFEGQTVADKVV; from the coding sequence ATGGGGACTGAATGTTCCATGAAATTTTGTGGTGAAAAAAAGTATTTTTGTACTGTTGAACTGACATTGCAGGTCATCGGTGGAAAATGGAAACCAATCATTATTCATCGATTGGGGAATGACGGAACTTTGCGGTTTAGCGAAGTGAAAAGGTCCATTCCTAATATTACGCAGAAGATGCTGACACAGCAGTTACGTGAATTGGAAGCGGACGGTGTCGTCTCACGCAAGGTCTATGCGCAGGTGCCGCCAAAAGTGGAGTATTCCCTGACGGATTTGGGGCTAAGCGTCATGCCGGTAATAGAGAGTTTGTGCAAATGGGGGGCGGATTACGCTCGGTGGTTTGAAGGGCAGACGGTTGCGGATAAGGTCGTTTAG
- a CDS encoding Hpt domain-containing protein has translation MLDSHTPIVRTYPALELDEICEFMELTRDEIMMLVPKAIEEVEYRLDLIRRSVETNALNDIVLHSHTLKSVAASIGARATREVVAALESVAKKGDTDMCVRLIAQLEEEVSRLAAEVAAL, from the coding sequence ATGTTGGATTCACATACTCCCATTGTACGAACATATCCCGCCCTTGAACTTGATGAAATTTGCGAGTTCATGGAATTGACGCGTGACGAGATTATGATGCTTGTCCCCAAGGCCATTGAGGAAGTCGAATATCGGCTTGATTTGATTCGGAGAAGTGTGGAAACCAATGCGTTGAATGATATAGTGCTGCATAGTCACACATTGAAGAGTGTGGCTGCTTCTATCGGGGCCAGAGCCACGCGAGAGGTCGTTGCCGCGTTGGAATCGGTAGCGAAGAAAGGGGACACTGATATGTGTGTTCGACTTATTGCTCAGCTTGAAGAAGAAGTGTCCCGACTCGCGGCTGAAGTTGCCGCGCTTTGA
- the phoU gene encoding phosphate signaling complex protein PhoU → MEQRAHFSKKLEDLKVMVLRMAALSESAVHKAIKAYLENDADLAETVIVGDDVINEMEDEIDNFSLELLALDQPMAVDLRTIVGAQRITVNLERLGDEASNLAHRAMFLSTRPPMPHNPKMEELANIVKHMLSDALKAYIDDDVALAGQVCRMDDRADDLNIAILRQLASEMVTESRIVERGIHAIIGARHLERIGDLATNVSESVVFIVEGTSMKHNCKG, encoded by the coding sequence ATGGAACAACGCGCACATTTTTCAAAAAAACTTGAAGACCTCAAAGTCATGGTCCTGCGCATGGCAGCCCTGTCGGAATCCGCCGTGCACAAGGCGATCAAGGCCTACCTCGAAAACGACGCTGATCTGGCCGAAACGGTTATAGTCGGCGACGATGTCATTAATGAAATGGAAGACGAAATCGATAACTTCAGCCTTGAACTGCTCGCACTTGACCAGCCCATGGCTGTGGATTTGCGAACCATTGTCGGTGCTCAACGAATCACGGTGAATTTGGAACGTCTTGGCGACGAAGCCTCCAACCTAGCGCACAGGGCAATGTTCCTGTCCACTCGGCCGCCCATGCCACACAATCCAAAAATGGAAGAGCTGGCAAACATCGTCAAGCACATGCTTTCCGACGCCCTCAAGGCCTATATAGATGACGATGTCGCCTTGGCTGGACAGGTATGCCGCATGGATGACAGGGCTGACGATCTAAATATCGCCATCTTGCGACAACTTGCCTCTGAAATGGTGACTGAATCACGCATCGTGGAACGCGGCATACACGCCATTATCGGGGCTCGCCACCTTGAACGCATCGGAGATCTCGCCACTAATGTCTCCGAGTCAGTGGTCTTTATCGTCGAGGGCACCAGCATGAAACACAACTGCAAAGGGTAA
- the pstB gene encoding phosphate ABC transporter ATP-binding protein PstB, translating to MTTAIKVASDNLDFHYGEFKALEDISIQFESNRVTALIGPSGCGKSTYLRCINRMNDLIPGTRVDGKMTLDGQDVYASGIDVVSLRRRIGMVFQKPNPFPKSIFENVAYGLRVNGVKDKQFLEQKIEESLLGAALWDEVKDRLHTSALGLSGGQQQRLCIARALAVEPEVLLMDEPASALDPIATQKIEDLIHELKKEFTIIIVTHSMQQAARVSDKTAFFYMGKLIEVDETKAMFTNPANKQTEDYITGRFG from the coding sequence ATGACAACCGCCATCAAGGTGGCTTCCGACAACCTCGACTTCCATTATGGCGAATTCAAGGCTCTGGAAGACATCAGTATTCAATTCGAGTCGAACAGGGTCACTGCCCTCATCGGCCCGTCCGGTTGCGGCAAGTCCACATACTTGCGCTGCATCAACCGCATGAACGACCTCATTCCCGGCACCCGTGTGGATGGCAAAATGACTCTCGACGGTCAGGACGTCTACGCATCTGGTATTGATGTAGTTTCACTGCGTCGCCGCATTGGAATGGTTTTCCAGAAGCCCAATCCCTTCCCTAAATCCATTTTCGAAAACGTGGCGTACGGGCTACGCGTCAATGGAGTGAAGGACAAACAATTCCTGGAACAAAAAATAGAAGAGAGTCTGCTTGGTGCCGCCTTGTGGGATGAAGTCAAAGACCGACTTCATACATCTGCCCTCGGGTTATCCGGCGGTCAGCAGCAACGGCTATGCATCGCCCGCGCCCTTGCTGTTGAACCGGAAGTGCTCCTGATGGATGAACCGGCTTCAGCTCTGGACCCTATCGCCACCCAAAAAATCGAAGACCTTATTCACGAGTTAAAAAAAGAGTTCACGATTATTATCGTCACCCACTCCATGCAACAGGCTGCCCGTGTTTCCGACAAAACCGCGTTCTTTTATATGGGCAAACTCATCGAAGTGGATGAGACCAAGGCCATGTTTACCAATCCGGCCAACAAGCAGACTGAAGATTATATTACGGGCCGTTTCGGTTAA
- a CDS encoding AMIN domain-containing protein: MSKTFGKWAILLGLCVAIAFMANTLLVSSCGAETPVRNELRMNVDFTILPMVLPDGTETPAQSTEDQKLGEPEVITSPEEPQAITFPDQEIAKPQPEITPPPPAPITETPTQTLGKVKSVAVKESNTGFVITIQTDRPVTDTSYINLTDPRRLVFDLIGPWKYHDANVFRLNGSVKHIVVGEHPDRLRLVVHFRTPPANSVKPVVNIADTTLTATIALP; the protein is encoded by the coding sequence ATGTCGAAAACATTTGGTAAATGGGCCATTCTTCTGGGACTATGCGTTGCCATAGCCTTCATGGCGAACACACTCCTTGTCTCTTCCTGTGGCGCAGAGACTCCTGTACGCAATGAATTACGTATGAATGTGGATTTCACCATCCTTCCCATGGTTTTACCCGATGGAACGGAAACTCCGGCACAGTCCACTGAAGACCAAAAACTTGGTGAACCAGAAGTCATCACCTCTCCTGAAGAGCCGCAAGCCATTACATTTCCAGATCAGGAAATCGCAAAACCGCAACCCGAAATCACACCGCCACCTCCTGCTCCCATAACCGAAACGCCCACACAAACACTTGGTAAAGTAAAAAGTGTCGCCGTGAAAGAATCGAACACAGGTTTCGTCATAACCATTCAAACAGACCGCCCTGTGACCGATACCAGTTATATTAACCTAACCGATCCTCGACGGCTGGTCTTCGATCTGATCGGACCATGGAAATATCATGATGCAAATGTGTTCAGACTAAACGGCTCGGTCAAACATATCGTAGTGGGAGAACACCCTGACCGTCTCCGACTTGTTGTTCACTTCCGTACCCCGCCCGCAAACAGCGTGAAACCTGTTGTGAATATCGCTGACACGACACTGACAGCGACAATCGCTCTCCCGTAA
- a CDS encoding glycosyltransferase family 1 protein — translation MRILMLAINDPAGTAIQFTKAINRHTPHSARLVTLESRYTHSWEKDMHVPDLGPDGMEEVSILMQEADVFHFHMTCDENQSFGHLLPVDFIKGKAIVHHHHGHHDFRSNPESFRQKYTALGRRNLLVSTPDLMKLLPEAQWQPNLVPIDEPLFTPLWGRFDDDGPLKVCHSPTRKDLKNTDEFLNVVNTINKRKVHISVDLIDDVPNTECLARKRRCHVLFDHMQGYYGVSSLEGLSQGVAVIAGLDEWNRAQVAKFARTEELPWILAHTEEDLADRLMEFIHNRPACKAAGKKGRTFMEERWSDKHVIEHLTQFYDSLD, via the coding sequence ATGCGCATTCTCATGCTCGCCATAAACGACCCCGCTGGAACGGCTATCCAGTTTACCAAGGCCATCAATCGGCATACTCCTCATTCGGCCCGACTGGTTACACTGGAAAGCCGATATACCCACTCTTGGGAAAAGGACATGCACGTCCCCGACCTTGGTCCGGACGGCATGGAGGAGGTATCCATCCTCATGCAGGAAGCGGATGTCTTTCATTTCCACATGACCTGCGATGAAAATCAATCCTTTGGCCATCTGTTGCCTGTTGATTTCATCAAAGGCAAAGCCATCGTTCACCACCATCATGGACACCATGATTTCCGGTCAAACCCTGAATCCTTCCGTCAAAAATATACTGCATTGGGACGACGTAACTTGCTCGTTTCCACGCCGGACTTGATGAAACTCCTCCCCGAAGCCCAATGGCAACCCAACCTCGTCCCTATAGACGAACCGCTGTTCACCCCCCTATGGGGCCGTTTCGATGACGATGGGCCTCTCAAAGTCTGCCACTCCCCGACCCGTAAGGATCTCAAAAACACCGACGAATTTCTGAATGTCGTCAACACCATCAATAAACGCAAGGTCCACATATCGGTCGACCTTATCGATGATGTTCCCAACACGGAGTGTCTGGCCCGAAAACGTCGATGCCACGTTCTTTTTGATCACATGCAGGGATACTATGGAGTTTCCAGCCTTGAAGGCCTTTCACAAGGCGTCGCGGTTATTGCGGGGCTCGACGAATGGAATCGCGCTCAAGTAGCTAAATTCGCGAGGACTGAAGAACTACCGTGGATATTAGCACACACAGAAGAGGATTTGGCGGACAGGCTTATGGAATTCATCCATAACCGCCCGGCATGCAAAGCCGCAGGTAAAAAGGGAAGGACATTCATGGAAGAGCGGTGGTCTGACAAACACGTCATCGAACATCTCACACAATTTTACGATTCCCTCGACTAG
- the budA gene encoding acetolactate decarboxylase produces the protein MKTTLKHLYSLLLLLTLTTFSSGLAVAGDSLYQYSTIDALLAGLYDGELTIKNLMFQGDFGLGTLNGIDGELVVLDGTPYHISAGGKATVPADSAKVPFATVSFFDEDMILKLNRIQSLHDLNEAITLGLPSKNAFYAIRIDGRFSFVKARAIPKQNPPYEPLHEVVKHQVVVQFSGEGTLVGYYSPSFVKGVNVPGYHWHFITNDRTGGGHVLDCSFAPTTARLDSVYAFSVKLPESPEFSELDLSGDKSKELDKVEKAPAQKE, from the coding sequence ATGAAGACCACGTTGAAACACCTATACAGCCTCCTGCTCCTCCTTACTTTAACAACATTTTCCAGCGGTCTGGCCGTTGCTGGCGATTCCCTTTATCAATACTCCACAATCGACGCTTTGCTGGCAGGTCTCTATGATGGTGAGTTGACTATCAAGAACCTCATGTTCCAAGGAGACTTTGGTCTCGGGACGCTCAACGGCATTGACGGAGAATTGGTGGTACTAGACGGCACCCCTTACCATATCAGTGCAGGGGGCAAAGCAACCGTCCCCGCCGACAGTGCTAAAGTACCTTTTGCCACGGTTTCATTTTTCGACGAAGACATGATCCTCAAATTGAACCGAATACAATCGTTACATGACCTCAACGAGGCCATAACCCTCGGGTTACCCTCAAAAAATGCCTTCTACGCCATTCGCATTGATGGTCGATTCTCCTTTGTAAAGGCCCGGGCCATCCCCAAACAGAACCCGCCTTACGAACCATTACACGAAGTGGTCAAACATCAGGTGGTCGTCCAGTTCTCAGGAGAAGGCACCTTGGTTGGTTACTATTCCCCTTCTTTTGTCAAAGGCGTTAATGTCCCTGGCTACCACTGGCATTTCATCACTAATGACCGCACAGGTGGCGGGCATGTTCTGGACTGTTCATTCGCTCCGACCACCGCTCGGCTGGATTCCGTGTATGCTTTTTCCGTCAAATTGCCTGAATCCCCTGAATTCAGTGAACTGGACCTTTCTGGAGACAAAAGCAAAGAATTGGACAAAGTGGAAAAAGCCCCCGCCCAAAAGGAATAA
- a CDS encoding chemotaxis protein CheD yields the protein MKGLGQGLPKVFLQTGDCFFGVQPTLVSTVLGSCLAVTLHSPKLGIGTICHAFLPDSLQDKRQNTPEPQVCRFVDTALQNMLETMDKVGIPRRDLIIKMFGGGSGMVACKTPSGGFNIGKRNIEMARRLLNFARLPIQVEDVGGSQGRKLMFHTQTGEIWVKKLRKSECSGDASGNAGSKF from the coding sequence ATGAAAGGACTTGGACAGGGACTCCCAAAAGTATTTCTCCAAACAGGTGACTGCTTCTTCGGCGTGCAACCAACGTTGGTATCCACGGTGTTGGGATCATGCCTGGCCGTAACCCTACACTCTCCCAAATTGGGGATTGGTACAATCTGTCACGCCTTCCTACCGGACAGCCTGCAGGACAAACGACAAAACACCCCTGAACCGCAAGTCTGTCGATTTGTCGACACAGCGCTACAAAACATGTTGGAAACAATGGACAAAGTCGGTATCCCCCGACGCGATCTGATCATCAAAATGTTCGGAGGCGGAAGTGGTATGGTTGCCTGCAAGACCCCATCAGGCGGCTTCAACATTGGCAAACGCAATATAGAAATGGCTCGGCGACTTCTCAATTTCGCCCGACTCCCCATCCAAGTGGAAGACGTGGGTGGTTCCCAAGGACGCAAACTCATGTTCCACACCCAGACTGGAGAAATTTGGGTCAAAAAGTTGCGAAAATCAGAATGTAGCGGAGACGCTTCAGGCAACGCCGGATCCAAATTCTAG
- a CDS encoding MFS transporter yields the protein MTDQLKKRRMYIFLLVLMVGTGVAFQGWRTLLNNFAVDVAGLDGLGMGIANSIREVPGFLAMLAIYVILIIREHRLAALSVVITGVGVGLTGLFPSLTGIICTTLLMSFGFHYFETMNQSLTLQYFNHTEAPLVMGRLRSIGALTNITVGGFIYFLAKTLGYTEMFALFGAVAVCAGLWGLTRDPSRKDLPLQHKKMVLKKKYWLFYALTLMSGARRQIFVAFAVFLLVEKFDYSIQQVTILFVCNNVINYFANPLIGKAVNRFGERSVLSVEYSTLILVFLGYAYTESALLAGGLYVVDNVVFNFSMGIKTFYQKIADPKDIASGMAVGFTINHIAAVFIPVMGGIAWITNYRAVFIGAVVMSLVSLILTQIIPGQLHKIRATS from the coding sequence ATGACTGATCAACTTAAAAAGCGCCGAATGTATATTTTTCTCCTCGTACTCATGGTGGGTACGGGTGTGGCTTTTCAGGGATGGCGTACCCTGCTCAACAACTTTGCCGTAGATGTCGCAGGCCTCGACGGGCTGGGTATGGGCATCGCAAACTCCATCCGCGAAGTCCCGGGCTTCCTGGCAATGCTTGCTATATATGTCATCCTGATCATCAGGGAACACCGACTGGCCGCCTTATCCGTCGTTATCACCGGGGTAGGAGTCGGATTGACCGGGCTTTTCCCCTCCCTAACCGGCATTATCTGCACCACTTTGCTCATGAGTTTCGGTTTCCACTACTTCGAAACCATGAACCAATCACTCACATTACAATATTTCAATCACACGGAAGCACCACTGGTTATGGGACGGCTCAGAAGTATCGGAGCGCTGACAAACATCACTGTCGGTGGGTTCATTTACTTCCTTGCAAAGACGCTTGGATACACCGAGATGTTCGCACTCTTCGGCGCCGTGGCAGTCTGCGCAGGCCTGTGGGGATTAACACGAGATCCATCTCGGAAAGACCTTCCCCTCCAGCACAAGAAAATGGTCCTGAAAAAGAAGTACTGGCTCTTTTATGCTTTGACTCTCATGAGCGGGGCTAGACGACAAATATTCGTGGCCTTTGCCGTATTTCTCCTCGTGGAAAAATTTGATTACTCTATCCAACAAGTCACCATTCTTTTTGTCTGCAACAACGTGATCAACTATTTTGCCAACCCTCTCATCGGCAAGGCGGTTAATCGCTTCGGAGAACGATCCGTTCTCAGTGTGGAATACTCTACGTTGATTCTGGTTTTCCTCGGATACGCATATACTGAAAGCGCTCTTCTGGCTGGCGGGCTCTATGTCGTCGACAATGTGGTCTTCAACTTTTCAATGGGTATCAAAACATTTTACCAAAAAATCGCTGATCCCAAAGATATTGCATCCGGTATGGCCGTTGGATTCACCATCAATCATATCGCCGCGGTCTTTATTCCGGTGATGGGCGGCATTGCCTGGATCACGAACTACAGAGCTGTATTTATCGGTGCAGTCGTCATGTCATTGGTTTCACTGATTTTGACACAAATCATTCCCGGACAGCTGCACAAGATTCGAGCAACCAGTTGA
- a CDS encoding DUF523 domain-containing protein, with the protein MKEAPIIVSACLAGMYCRYNGDTQPHETIIELVSQGQAIPFCPEVHGGLSTPRAPCEIRENKVVDSDGVDRTEAFQRGAEEGLRLARLVGSHEAILKANSPSCGSGKIYDGTFSSTRVAGDGLFARLLKENGFTIRTEEDLPE; encoded by the coding sequence ATGAAAGAAGCACCTATAATTGTCTCCGCTTGTCTGGCGGGTATGTACTGTCGTTACAATGGCGATACACAGCCTCACGAAACGATTATTGAGCTTGTCAGTCAGGGACAGGCCATTCCATTTTGCCCTGAAGTTCACGGTGGTTTATCAACGCCGCGTGCTCCTTGTGAAATAAGGGAGAACAAAGTTGTTGATAGTGATGGCGTCGATCGTACCGAAGCCTTCCAACGCGGGGCAGAAGAAGGGCTTCGTCTGGCGCGACTTGTCGGAAGTCATGAAGCGATTCTCAAAGCCAACTCTCCCTCATGTGGGAGCGGTAAAATTTATGACGGCACGTTTTCATCAACCCGCGTTGCGGGTGACGGATTGTTTGCCAGATTGCTCAAGGAGAACGGGTTTACTATCCGTACCGAAGAGGATTTGCCTGAATGA
- a CDS encoding SprT family zinc-dependent metalloprotease produces the protein MTEFAGLPLTIKTNPRAKRVLVKLVPGVGLEVVVPRGFDHALVPDILFEKQRWIERTRDILLAEGRDLSGELPDLPNVIDFKAWDRVYQVDYLDRSGSVKVIENVSRLQVNGLVEDRRSIFEALQIFTAQKAREFLLPRLKLMCRHTGLTYSALRIRRQKTRWGSCSARGTISLNAKLLFLPIELVDHLLLHELCHTRQLNHSKRYWALVASYEPDYLRLEDEVKHGGKYVPRWFA, from the coding sequence ATGACCGAGTTTGCTGGATTACCGTTGACCATTAAAACAAATCCGCGAGCCAAGCGAGTGTTGGTTAAACTTGTACCGGGCGTTGGGTTGGAAGTGGTCGTTCCTCGCGGCTTTGATCATGCGTTAGTCCCGGATATTTTGTTTGAAAAGCAACGGTGGATAGAACGTACTCGAGACATTTTGCTGGCTGAAGGCCGGGATCTCTCAGGCGAGTTGCCTGATTTGCCCAATGTTATTGATTTCAAGGCATGGGACCGGGTGTATCAGGTGGATTATTTGGATAGATCCGGTTCCGTAAAGGTCATTGAGAATGTGAGCCGGCTTCAGGTAAATGGTCTTGTTGAAGATCGGCGATCCATATTCGAGGCCTTGCAAATATTTACGGCTCAAAAAGCACGTGAATTTTTGTTGCCACGTCTGAAATTAATGTGTCGGCACACAGGATTGACGTATTCGGCTTTGCGCATACGGCGACAGAAAACGCGCTGGGGCAGTTGTTCTGCTCGGGGAACGATTTCTCTTAACGCCAAGTTGCTTTTTTTGCCGATTGAGTTGGTCGACCACCTGCTCCTTCATGAGCTTTGCCACACCAGACAACTCAACCACTCAAAGCGGTATTGGGCTTTGGTGGCGTCCTATGAGCCTGATTACCTGCGCCTTGAAGACGAGGTAAAGCATGGCGGAAAGTATGTTCCGAGGTGGTTTGCCTAG